A part of Eremothecium sinecaudum strain ATCC 58844 chromosome VII, complete sequence genomic DNA contains:
- the ATG18 gene encoding phosphoinositide binding protein ATG18 (Syntenic homolog of Ashbya gossypii AAL119W; Syntenic homolog of Saccharomyces cerevisiae YFR021W (ATG18)) yields MSKSNTPIINFINFNQTGTCISVGTSEGLKILNCDPFGRFYSDEDGGCGIVEMLFSTSLVAVVGIGDNPAMSPRRLRIINTKRHSVICEVTFPTTILAVKMNKSRLVVLLHEQIYIYDISSMRLLYTIETSLNPHGLISLSASLENNYLAYPSPPKIISSEIKENATTNNINVTKKASYSESLTDQLDTISESSGENLKDYHIGGSDDASAAVSSHGHAGSGSNNTGTSSSHIIKNGDVILFNLQTLQPTMVIEAHKGEIAALALSKDGSLLATASEKGTIIRVFAVETCQKVYQFRRGTYPTRINSLSFSEDNEFLAASSSNKTVHIFKLGKPSPVGSHVAVNSDEEQIGDDEGEEEDEEEAELDYDEEDVEEGGKARVDSGYNRYTTSNVDSVESDSQVPREPIVDSSRKTVGRMIRKSSQTLSRKAAKALGNYFPIKVTSILEPSRHFASLKIPIENANNIKTICAIGSAINLDISEYPELFEGRSSMFSSSISTGEFSAYSNSSSSVHPNFVKMIPIKVVSSEGYMYIYVLDPERGGDCLLLSQYSLLMD; encoded by the coding sequence ATGTCGAAATCGAACACCCCTATTATAAActtcatcaatttcaaTCAAACTGGAACTTGCATTTCAGTAGGAACGTCCGAAGgattaaaaatattgaatTGTGATCCTTTTGGAAGATTTTATTCAGATGAAGACGGAGGTTGCGGTATCGTTGAAATGCTATTTTCAACGTCATTGGTAGCGGTAGTGGGCATTGGTGATAACCCTGCTATGTCACCGAGGAGATTGAGGATAATTAATACAAAAAGACACTCGGTTATATGTGAAGTAACCTTTCCAACGACTATTTTAGCTGTGAAGATGAACAAATCAAGGTTAGTTGTGCTGTTACACGAGCAAATATACATATATGATATTAGCAGCATGCGCTTACTCTACACAATTGAGACCTCTTTGAACCCGCATGGCTTAATTTCCCTTTCAGCATCACTTGAGAATAACTATTTAGCCTATCCATCCCCTCCAAAAATTATCAGTTCAGAGATCAAGGAAAACGCTACCACAAATAACATAAATGTTACGAAGAAGGCATCATATTCAGAATCTTTAACTGACCAGCTTGATACCATATCTGAATCTTCTGGTGAAAATCTTAAAGATTACCATATTGGTGGCTCGGATGATGCCTCAGCTGCAGTATCGAGCCATGGGCATGCTGGTAGTGGCAGTAACAATACTGGAACGAGCAGCAGCCACATAATAAAAAATGGCGACGTGATACTATTTAACCTTCAAACATTACAACCCACTATGGTTATAGAGGCGCATAAAGGTGAAATAGCTGCCTTGGCATTGAGCAAGGATGGGAGCTTGTTGGCTACTGCATCAGAAAAGGGTACTATTATTAGGGTGTTTGCTGTAGAAACTTGCCAAAAAGTCTACCAGTTTAGAAGGGGCACATATCCCACAAGAATCAACTCTTTAAGTTTTAGTGAGGATAATGAGTTCCTTGCTGCAAGCTCTTCTAACAAGACCGTTCATATTTTTAAACTAGGCAAGCCCTCCCCAGTCGGTTCACACGTGGCGGTAAATAGTGATGAGGAACAGATAGGGGATGATGAGggtgaagaagaagacgaagaagaagcagagCTTGACTACGATGAAGAGGATGTTGAGGAAGGGGGGAAGGCTCGAGTAGATAGCGGTTATAATCGTTACACAACGTCTAATGTCGACTCCGTTGAAAGCGACTCACAGGTGCCAAGAGAACCAATTGTTGACTCTAGCCGAAAAACTGTGGGAAGAATGATACGGAAGTCATCGCAAACTCTATCAAGAAAGGCAGCCAAAGCATTGGGTAACTACTTCCCTATTAAAGTGACATCAATATTGGAACCAAGTAGGCATTTCGCAAGTTTGAAAATTCCAATTGAGAATGCAAACAACATCAAAACTATATGTGCAATTGGTTCAGCAATAAACTTAGATATCTCTGAATATCCAGAATTGTTCGAGGGGCGGTCGTCTATGTTCTCGAGCAGCATTTCTACTGGAGAATTCTCTGCATATTCGAATTCTTCATCTTCGGTTCACCCGAATTTTGTGAAGATGATACCGATAAAGGTCGTTTCAAGTGAAGGATATATGTACATTTATGTATTAGATCCGGAGAGAGGTGGCGACTGTCTTTTATTAAGCCAGTATTCCTTGCTAATGGATTAA
- the ROG3 gene encoding Rog3p (Syntenic homolog of Ashbya gossypii ADR172C; Non-syntenic homolog of Saccharomyces cerevisiae YOR018W (ROD1) and Syntenic homolog of Saccharomyces cerevisiae YFR022W (ROG3)): protein MRPVLFEIRLNTCEDGTVVMNGPPEDSPSVFLAGSLVLSITKPIFVKLVSLDLYGKLIISSDTLSQGIRFNLHKPLKHTKTVYHHSWGHNELWSNTKFRTGIDLPVRPSDKPLSRLGSLRKCAKALKLTDMDDIEDGSRILDKGNYEIPFSVLLPGSLEESVEGLDNVSLRYSLIAVIERGRFRRRFKCKKNIKVIRTLTPDALQLTQTTGLDKTWAGKVDYSIYIPAKAVAIGDLIPVHIKLVPLEKGLRLGSIQASVIEQLTIVTPDIPKKQTRRLVQTVYFNHRWLSVNSGDEEPAGNPPECWEIDGKIQLPPYYTACVQDCKLLDVLKIRHHLRLVINFLDLKGHVWKLRTSLPFQCFISPSIPLTECPDRKKFLITYSDLEISANQPLFAHSKPSPPLYGRHISDTLWNEEQLNNIAITTESAGPSIPLSPNCSMTLSMSSMHEVQRTHADHEGTSPSWANLGNNSSINNIRPSFVDSVISAEQTVRTFSSLRSSVENTLTVVPSYETAIKTTYVGQEFPPEYPPLCKGLRPGKCFRCRNLSI, encoded by the coding sequence ATGAGACCAGTTTTATTTGAAATAAGGCTAAACACCTGTGAGGATGGTACAGTAGTTATGAATGGGCCGCCAGAAGATTCTCCATCGGTTTTTCTTGCTGGAAGTCTGGTGCTTTCGATTACTAAGCCGATCTTCGTTAAGCTTGTTTCTTTGGACTTGTATGGGAAGTTAATTATATCTTCTGACACATTGTCCCAAGGAATCAGGTTTAACTTGCATAAGCCATTGAAGCATACCAAAACTGTTTACCATCATAGTTGGGGGCACAATGAGTTATGGTCCAATACCAAATTTCGGACTGGGATTGATCTACCTGTGAGACCTAGTGATAAGCCACTTTCTAGGCTTGGAAGCCTACGTAAATGCGCGAAAGCTTTAAAGTTAACTGACATGGATGACATAGAAGACGGTAGTAGAATTCTTGATAAAGGCAATTACGAGATCCCTTTTAGTGTACTTTTACCAGGTTCCTTAGAGGAGAGTGTTGAAGGACTAGACAACGTTTCATTGAGGTACAGTTTGATCGCAGTAATTGAGAGAGGCAGATTTCGTAGGCGCTTTAAGTGcaaaaaaaatatcaaGGTTATACGAACACTTACACCGGATGCCTTGCAGTTAACGCAAACTACTGGTTTAGATAAAACCTGGGCAGGAAAGGTGGATTATTCTATATATATCCCAGCAAAGGCGGTTGCAATTGGAGATCTAATACCAGTCCATATAAAACTTGTACCCCTTGAAAAGGGTCTTAGACTGGGTTCAATTCAAGCCAGCGTCATAGAACAGCTTACAATTGTCACCCCCGATATACCGAAGAAGCAAACTCGAAGGCTCGTTCAAACCGTGTACTTTAATCATCGTTGGTTATCAGTTAACTCGGGGGATGAGGAGCCTGCTGGCAACCCTCCGGAATGTTGGGAGATTGACGGTAAGATACAGCTTCCACCTTACTATACTGCATGTGTTCAAGATTGCAAACTACTCGATGTTTTAAAGATCCGTCATCATCTGCGGCTAGTGATTAATTTCCTAGATCTTAAAGGCCACGTCTGGAAACTGCGGACGTCGTTACCTTTCCAGTGCTTCATATCCCCGTCCATTCCACTTACCGAATGCCCTGATCGCAAAAAGTTTCTAATAACTTATTCTGACCTTGAAATATCCGCAAACCAACCCCTTTTCGCTCATAGTAAACCCAGTCCTCCTTTATACGGCCGTCATATATCCGATACACTGTGGAACGAGGAACAGCTTAATAATATAGCAATAACAACTGAATCGGCGGGTCCAAGCATACCTCTTTCTCCTAATTGTTCCATGACCTTAAGTATGTCATCTATGCATGAAGTTCAGAGAACTCATGCTGACCATGAGGGAACTAGTCCATCATGGGCCAACCTTGGCAATAATAGTAGTATTAACAATATAAGGCCGTCTTTCGTTGACAGCGTAATATCTGCGGAGCAAACCGTGCGCACGTTCTCATCACTCAGATCATCTGTGGAAAACACACTCACTGTAGTGCCTTCATATGAAACTGCTATTAAGACAACATACGTAGGTCAGGAGTTTCCTCCAGAATACCCACCGCTATGTAAAGGTTTAAGGCCTGGTAAATGCTTTAGATGCCGTAATTTAAGTATATAG
- the CRH1 gene encoding transglycosylase (Syntenic homolog of Ashbya gossypii AGR318C; Syntenic homolog of Saccharomyces cerevisiae YGR189C (CRH1)): MQYSVVLALVLWYLKRTAAVAVMCNPLKEEYCDPNPALGTTLWETFKTESPYFVNYTNTGLVEYNTDGVAFTMAKRFDNPAIMSDFYIMYGKVEVQMKAAEGRGIVSSFYLQSDTQDEIDIEWLGGERGQFQSNFFYKGDTTTYVRGQFHNVALPQHMFHTYTIDWRMESTTWYLDGKPVRTLLNNTEHGYPQTPMRVFMGIWAGGDPSNEPGTIQWAGGETNYAELPFTAYIKKVIVSDYSTGNTYSYSDKSGSWTSIESDGGELNDRLESAIAEFQESQLLHPEDSMIYSAPAKKKKKGKKKGKKNGKKKGKKKVKKARKNMRNPSLGPIDSPSNSTYPPNKAVKPKLPTTTNTNPRKSLIIDPQKSFDGPAVSLFEAQIQHTVLKADNKQAAKSRNDGSRKELAWTAMLFLGLLAMV, encoded by the coding sequence ATGCAATATTCAGTAGTACTTGCACTAGTCCTGTGGTACTTGAAAAGGACCGCTGCTGTAGCAGTGATGTGTAATCCATTGAAAGAGGAATACTGTGATCCAAATCCCGCGTTAGGCACTACACTATGGGAGACATTTAAAACTGAGTCGCCCTATTTCGTTAATTACACGAATACAGGGCTCGTTGAATATAATACGGATGGTGTAGCTTTTACAATGGCAAAGAGATTTGACAATCCTGCCATTATGTCTGATTTCTACATCATGTATGGGAAGGTAGAGGTGCAAATGAAGGCAGCAGAAGGAAGAGGAATAGTATCATCCTTCTACCTTCAGAGTGATACACAGGACGAGATCGACATTGAATGGTTGGGTGGGGAGAGAGGGCAATTCCAATCAAACTTCTTTTACAAGGGAGATACTACAACATACGTAAGGGGCCAATTTCACAATGTGGCCCTGCCCCAGCATATGTTCCATACGTATACCATTGATTGGCGAATGGAATCGACAACTTGGTACCTAGATGGCAAACCGGTGAGAACATTGCTAAATAATACTGAGCATGGGTACCCGCAAACGCCCATGAGAGTCTTTATGGGTATCTGGGCAGGTGGAGACCCTTCTAATGAGCCTGGAACAATTCAGTGGGCAGGAGGTGAAACCAATTACGCAGAGCTGCCTTTCACTGCGTATATAAAAAAGGTGATTGTTAGTGACTATTCTACCGGGAATACCTACAGTTATAGCGACAAAAGCGGCAGTTGGACATCCATTGAATCCGATGGCGGCGAACTTAATGACAGGCTCGAATCAGCAATTGCCGAGTTCCAGGAGAGTCAATTGCTACATCCTGAAGACTCAATGATATATTCTGCTCCAGctaaaaagaagaagaagggCAAAAAGAAGGGTAAAAAGAATGGTAAAAAGAAGGGCAAAAAGAAGGTTAAGAAGGCTAGGAAGAATATGAGAAACCCAAGTTTAGGTCCAATTGACTCACCTTCTAATAGTACTTATCCGCCTAATAAAGCAGTTAAGCCCAAGTTACCAACCACTACTAATACTAATCCAAGAAAGAGCCTTATTATCGATCCACAGAAATCTTTCGACGGACCCGCGGTATCACTTTTTGAAGCCCAAATTCAACATACAGTCCTTAAAGCTGATAATAAACAAGCGGCAAAGAGCAGAAACGACGGTAGCAGAAAGGAATTGGCATGGACAGCAATGTTGTTCTTAGGCTTATTAGCCATGGTATAA
- the RPC17 gene encoding DNA-directed RNA polymerase III subunit RPC17 (Syntenic homolog of Ashbya gossypii AGR317C; Syntenic homolog of Saccharomyces cerevisiae YJL011C (RPC17)) yields the protein MKIETVRDAFLSDYEVLQFLSKLQRKHQWVTDGDIEMTDSKSKWRKPRPYNHPELQSITRDTVNYLSMNKETDPEDAEQPASQPTKSGITRLNDEKFTILMRKLGEFDLYKLEKLQIVNQLPTNVVHLFSIVEECDSRYSEEQISAIIEAVQEAST from the coding sequence ATGAAGATTGAAACAGTCCGGGATGCTTTTCTGAGCGACTACGAAGTACTGCAGTTCTTATCAAAACTACAGCGAAAGCACCAATGGGTCACAGATGGAGATATTGAAATGACGGACAGTAAATCGAAATGGAGGAAACCAAGGCCCTACAACCACCCTGAACTCCAATCGATAACCAGAGATACTGTGAACTACTTAAGCATGAACAAGGAAACCGATCCAGAAGACGCTGAGCAGCCAGCAAGTCAGCCAACGAAGTCAGGAATTACTAGGTTGAACGATGAAAAATTCACAATTCTCATGCGCAAGCTAGGCGAATTCGATCTGTACAAGTTGGAAAAATTGCAAATAGTTAACCAGCTACCTACAAATGTAGTTCATTTATTCTCGATTGTTGAAGAGTGTGACAGCAGATATAGCGAGGAGCAAATCAGCGCTATAATCGAGGCCGTTCAAGAGGCTTCCACTTAA